In one window of Miscanthus floridulus cultivar M001 chromosome 12, ASM1932011v1, whole genome shotgun sequence DNA:
- the LOC136495166 gene encoding protein disulfide isomerase-like 5-2 translates to MATRVLPPALLPLILLLLLPLSARDTVATGEDFPRDGRVIDLDESNFEAALGAIDFLFVDFYAPWCGHCKRLAPELDEAAPVLAGLSEPIVVAKVNADKYRKLGSKYGVDGFPTLMLFIHGVPIEYTGSRKADQLVRSLKKFVAPDVSILESDSAIKTFVENAGTSFPMFLGFGVNDSLIAEYGRKYKKRAWFAVAKDFSEDIMVAYEFDKVPALVAIHPKYKEQSLFYGPFEENFLEDFVRQSLLPLVVPINTETLKMLNDDQRKVVLTILEDDSDENSTQLANILRSAANANRDLVFGYVGIKQWDEFVETFDVSKSSQLPKLLVWDRDEEYELVDGSERLEEGDQASQISQFLEGYRAGRTTKKKISGPSFMGFLNSLVSLSSLYILIFVIALLVVMVYFAGRDDTPQPRRIHEE, encoded by the exons ATGGCGACTAGAGTCCTGCCGCCGGCGCTGCTCCCTCTCATACTCCTGCTGCTGCTCCCGCTCTCAGCCCGCGACACCGTCGCCACGGGCGAGGATTTCCCACGCGACGGGCGGGTGATCGACCTTGACGAGAGCAACTTCGAGGCGGCGCTGGGCGCCATCGACTTCCTCTTCGTCGACTTCTACGCCCCATGGTGCGGCCACTGCAAGCGCCTTGCGCCCGAG TTAGATGAAGCTGCACCGGTGCTGGCAGGGTTGAGTGAGCCTATTGTTGTTGCCAAAGTCAATGCTGATAAATACAGGAAACTTGGATCAAAATATGGAGTGGA TGGGTTCCCTACCCTCATGCTTTTTATCCACGGTGTCCCAATTGAATACACTGGTTCGAGGAAAGCTGACCAGCTCGTCCGCAGTCTGAAGAAGTTTGTTGCGCCagatgtttctatccttgagtcAGACTCTGCGATAAAGACCTTTGTTGAGAATGCTGGTACAAGCTTTCCTATGTTCCTTGGTTTTGGGGTGAATGACTCATTGATTGCTGAATATGGAAGGAAATACAAGAAAAGAGCATGGTTTGCTGTTGCTAAAGATTTTTCTGAGGACATCATGGTAGCCTATGAATTTGATAAGGTTCCAGCACTGGTTGCAATCCATCCAAAGTATAAggaacaaagtttgttctatggCCCATTTGAAG AAAATTTCTTGGAAGATTTTGTACGGCAATCCCTTCTCCCTTTGGTTGTCCCAATCAATACAGAGACGCTAAAAATGCTGAATGACGATCAGAGGAAAGTTGTTCTCACAATTTTGGAGGATGATTCAGATGAAAATTCTACACAGCTGGCAAATATTTTGAGATCTGCTGCTAATGCAAACCGTGATTTGGTGTTTGGATATGTTGGAATCAAGCAATGGGACGAGTTTGTGGAGACTTTTGATGTTTCCAAGAGCTCACAGCTGCCAAAGCTACTTGTGTGGGATAGAGACGAGGAGTACGAGCTA GTGGATGGTTCAGAGAGATTAGAAGAAGGTGACCAAGCATCTCAAATAAGCCAATTCCTTGAGGGATACAGAGCAGGAAGAACAACAAAGAAGAAAATCAGCGGCCCTTCTTTCATGGGTTTCCTGAACTCTCTGGTCAGCTTGAGCTCGCTGTACATCCTTATATTTGTCATTGCCCTTCTGGTTGTCATGGTTTACTTTGCTGGGCGAGATGATACTCCTCAGCCAAGACGAATTCATGAAGAgtga
- the LOC136495168 gene encoding uncharacterized protein, which produces MATALNRGLRSGIRLLAAGAEASRPAYRGFHATGVKRMGGHGHDEPYYLHAKHMYNLHRMKHQGLKVTLSVLGAVSIGVGVPVYAVIFQQKKTASG; this is translated from the exons atggcgacggcgctgAACCGTGGCCTCCGCTCCGGGATCCGCCTCCTCGCTGCCGGCGCCGAGGCGTCCAGGCCAG CTTATCGTGGATTTCATGCCACTGGTGTGAAGAGAATGGGAGGACATGGGCATGACGAGCCATACTACCTCCATGCCAAGCACATGTATAACTTGCACAGGATGAAGCATCAAGGGTTGAAGGTGACCCTTTCGGTGCTAGGTGCAGTTAGTATCGGTGTTGGAGTCCCTGTGTACGCAGTCATATTCCAGCAGAAGAAGACCGCCTCAGGTTGA